From Arachis hypogaea cultivar Tifrunner chromosome 3, arahy.Tifrunner.gnm2.J5K5, whole genome shotgun sequence:
ctccgagatgatttccgcagatACCATTATGGACCTCCTCTAAGACTTCTATTGCCCTTGAGGTTGGGACGCACTTgaataatggtgttgatatctcccttttatagaggatatttttcaccaaaatatagTTTTGTGCTTTCCTCCGGATTTTCTTGGCTTCTTTTTCCCCTTTGGGTAGAATGTCAAATTTTAGGTATTCGATTAATGGGCtcatccatccgaggtctaaTCCGGAGACTTTAGGGACGTCTTGCTTGGCCTCTATTTTTGACacagagggttcttggagagtttcttggatcaggcttttATTACCCGTCttctggaggatttgcttcatgggttggttcgttcgaACCTTTATTGTATGAGCTTGAAAATAAGGTCGTAGTCTCCGAGAGGCTACTATTAAGGAATATGCAAACTTCTCAAGTTTTTGGTACCTTAATTCAGGGCCTTGTAGGACTTTGCTGGTGAAATATACAGGATGCTGCCCGACCTCGTCTTCCCGTATTAGAGCTGATATTACAGCTTTGTCTGCTACGGACAAATACAGGACGAGTTCTTCCCCAACTTTAGGTCGGGTCAGAatgggaggttggcttaaaaaccttttgaattcctggaatgcttcttcgcactcaggcgtccattcgaactggcgtGCTTTTCTTAATAGAGAGAAGAGTGGTagggatcttaatgctgatcccgccaagaacctggagagggcGGCAAGTCGGCCGTTCAGCTGCTGGACCTCCTTTAAGCAAgttgggcttttcatttctaggactgCTTTACACTAGTCAAGATTAGCTTCGATTCCCCTTTGTCTaagcatgaatcctagaaatttttcTGCCtccactgcaaaggtgcattttgcaggatttaaTCTCATCCCATGCATCCTTATGGTATTAAAAACTCGCGAAAGGTCAGCCAGGAGGTCGGTCTCATCCTTGatttttactagcatgtcatcTTCGTAGACTTCCATTAATCCCCCAAGGTGAGGTGGgaacaccttgttcatcagcctttgatatgtggctccagTATTTTTCAGTCCAAAGGGCATGACcacatagcagtagtttgccctaggcgtgatgaatgatgttttttcttgatccggcttgtacatcgggatttgattgtatctcaAGTATGCGTCTATAAACGACAAGTACTGATACTCTgagctggagtctactagggTATTAATGCTtggaagtggatatgggtctttgggacaCGCCTTGTTCAGGtcggtgtaatcgacgcacatcctccacttgccgttttgTTTTTGGACTAGCACCATGTTTGCCAGCCACGCCGGATATTTGACATCTTTGATGAACCCGGCTTCTAGGAGGCCTTGCACTTGTTCTTCCACTACTTGGGCTCGTTCGGGTCCGAGTTTCCGTCTTCTTTGCTGAACAGGTCACGAACCGGGGTATACTAACAATTTGTGCAACATGAGTTCGGGATCTATCCCtagcatgtcggaggctttccaggcgaagaggtcggaattttctTGTAGGAGCCTTATACGCTTCTTCTTCAAATCTTCTTTCAAGTTGGCTCATATGttggtgttttttccttcctcttctccgACCTGTACCTCCTCAGTTTTTCCCCGGGGTTGTGGTCGCAACTCTTCCTTGGCTCTGACCCCTTCGAGCTCAATTGTGTGCACCTccttgccttttcctctcaggtccaggctttcattgtagcattttcttgccaattttTGGTCCCCCCCTGATGGTTGATATTCCCTCtggtgttgggaatttcatgcaaaggtgagggctggataccactgctccgagccgATTTAGGATAGTTCTGccgattagggcattgtaggttgACCCCACATCGACGACTATAAAGTCaatgctcagagttttggattttgcCCATTTTCTAAAAGTTGTGTGAAGGGATAtgaatcctagtggttttattggtgTATCCCCCAATCCATACAGGGTGTCGGGATAAGCTCTTAACTCCTTTTCATCCAACCCCAACTTGTCGAACGCTGGTCTAAAAAGGATGTCGGCTGAGCTCCCCTGATCTACCAGGGTTATGTGAAGATGGGCGTTGGCAATGATCATAGTTATCACCACTGGATCATCATGTCCAGGAAtgattccttgcccatcttctttggtgaatgagaTGGTTGGGAGGTCGGGAGCCTCGCCTTCGACTTGGTAGACTTCCTTCAAGTGTCTCTTGCGGGATGACTTTGTGAGGCCGCCTCCAccaaatcctcctgagatcatatgtatatgtctttTCAGGGTCTATGGTGGTAGATCTCTTCGATCCTCGTCGTCTCGCTTCCTTTTTCCATAGTCCGTCTTGAAATTTCAGTTTCCTGTGTCCCTAATTTTTGAAGGTATTAAAGTGACTAATTTCAGTCTCTGACCACCAAATACAATACTGAATTTCAATCCCCAATCTCAGTTCTAGTATCCACTACCAAACACTACCTTAGTGATTATCTGTTTCATCGTGTTTGGTTGAGCTTTATTGCTCTAGGGGAGCATagcttatcttttgaaaaatgttagaacCAATCTTTTTAATCAATATCCCGATATTTTATTTAGAGTAAACTACTAAAATGTTATATGAAAATTTGCATCGCTGACAAAATGAACTCCAAAAGATGCAAACGACAAATAAGttctcaaaatatttaaaaatacgacaaaaaaaattaaatattaaatatatattctaaaaaattttagagatcaaattttaatacaaatttttacaatcacaattagaaaaataaattttttatttttaaaattttgtaattttttgtctaagtaatttttttttaagttttttttaggtttaattactctgttggtccttatagtttcgtaaaattttcaattaggtccatatactttttttccttttaattgagtccttgcaccaatttttttttttaattagatccctacatttttttttccttttatttagatccatataccaattctttttttttagttgagtccCTATAAATTAACCAATTACTActaaggacttaattgaaaaaaaatttagtgtaaGAAcccaactaaaaagaaaaaaaatataaagacctaattgaaaatttcacgaaactataagatccaacagagtaattaaacttttttttattgtgaataaccacaattttttgaaaaaaaaaattagagatcaaattttgttccaaattttttttatgaacctTCTAAATATTCATTTAAATATTGTCATAAAAATTTAGATCTAATAGATACGCCATTTACTAAATATAAAAGGCTTTTTGTTACTtacaaaaaatgatatttttttgtcGTATTTTCAAATCATTCGATGACTAATTTGTAGATAACATATTTCAGGGATATTTTTGTTGGCAGTCAAATCTTTTGAGTACAGAATTGGTAGTTAACCATTTTGCTCATCTAAAGTATACGCACTACTAGCACTGATGTCAGGTCACCAAATATTGTAGCAACAAGCTAGAACAAAGTACTAACACAAGATCAAAAATTGTTTCCCCAATTCTTAATCTAATCATACTTGTATTTTATCAAGCCTATTTGTGTTATTTCTCAGCTAAGTAGTCCAAGATAAAACCTCAGACAGGTGTTAATATTGGATGATCAATAAACAAGAAATCCAGTAGCAAAGAAGCAGAATATCAGCAATAACAGCATAATCTGGCATTAACATTATTCAAATAAATAGGAGGTAACGAAAAACAACTACGAATAAATTCCCTGTAGGTTTCATCTCAATTTCAGTACAATTTTCAGCCACATAAAATGCACTTCAATATAGCAGCAGATCTAATAGTCTAGACAAAACTAAGAAACTCATTATTTAAGAAAAGCGTGAAAAGAAGCAACATAAGACGATTAACTGATAATCTAATTGCTTAACCAGTAACATAACCAAAAGAAAGATTCAATAGATGGAGTAATTCTCACTTGCCCCGGGCCAGAAGTTCTTATAGACAGCCTTTGCAATGGGAAGAATGGCGACAAGTGCAATCTGGAGCTGGTCTGAGCTACTTGTTCTCACAGTGATCTGTCCACTGAGCTTGTTGTTCAATCCAGCACGAACGGCCATCTTATAACTTCGTCCAAGTGAAAATTGGGACTGAAAATTGGCTCCCAAAGCCAAGTCTCCTCTCCACTTCACCAAAGAAAGGCTCAGTGATGACTGATCCTGGCCAACTGGAAAATCTGCCTCTCTAAGCCGCACTTCGACATTAGCACCATAAGCAGCATCACCTTGACAACGCACAGTCCCTGTGCTTCCCACCAATACTAAGCGTTTTCCGAGAGCTATTTGATCCTCAACTTTCACCCCAGTGGAAACATTCTCACccaaaaatgtcatagaaaaccCAGCAGCAGTTTTAtttcttttgaaatttttgaattttgtctctCCTCTAACAATGTAAGCCAGCTGCTTTCCAATGTTTTGAATGTCAAACCCTGCCATGGTTGATCCATTTTCTCCATGTTTTGCAGCGACTGATGAATCCAAGTGTATGCTGAAGTCTTTCTTGTCCTTTGTTATCTGAACAGTGACAGCAGTAGGGAATTTATTGATGATGGCTAGACTCTGTTCAAGGTTTACACCATCATAACCACAATCATGGTCCCAACTGTGAGTATCTAACACTGGCCTTGTCAGGAGCTGAGAAGTTGGCTCTAGGAATCGATATCTATAGGCTGGGTTATCACTGTCAAAGGACGGTGGAAGGACCATATCAGGCAATGGAACTGGCACAGCAGCTGGAGCTCCATTCTCCTGATCATCTTCGTCCCCGTAACCATAGTCATTTACAGGGGGAGATTTGCCTTTTTTCTTTATCTCTCTCATCCTCCTCAACTCGTCTCTCCATTGCTTCCTCTGTAAAATCTTCACTCGATAATCATACTCATCAAAATATGCTTTTTTCTGCTCTCTGTTAAGCTTAGCAATCTGAGATTTCCTCAGGGGTTTAAATGGCGGGAGTTGGTCatattcatcttcatcttcatctagaTCTGAATCAGATAAATCAGCCATTTCAATATCAGAATCAGCATTGTCAGCTCCACCTTGATCAGCAGGGAGCTTTGGGTGGGAACGTGATTGCAACAACCAAGATAACAAGTATGGAAGTGGTGGGGCACGAGTGCGGAAACCAAACAGTCTGCGGTGGTCAAATGATTCTTGAGTTTTTGAAAGGTTACCAGCTTCAGAGAGAGTCTTCATTGAATAGCATAGAAGCAACAACATTGGTCTCCAAGTTTGACCATTAGGAAGCACTTTCTGGCCATCTCTATTTTTCCGACAAGAAGGATGGTTTTCAACAAGAGAGACTGGATTCATCAAACTAGGATTCATAAGTCGCAGGTCACCAACAGCTTGTCCAATAGTCTGTTGAACAATGTGAGATCTTTGAGCAACAAATACTTCATAACTCAATGGGGCACCAGACGGCCCATCTGGGGGAGCAGAGGCAGCATGGGTCAGAGTGACTATAACATTTCGCCAGATGGATGGACCAAGGGCACCGGTAATTGATCTTAACAATGGCAAATCATTCAGATCCCTAGTTTGTAGGTCCAGTCGATCCACATAGAGGACAATATCAGGGGGAGATTTTTTAGTCACCTTCTTCACAGTAGCTAAGACTTTTCTATTGAATCCTTGTTCCAAAGCCGATGACCTCAGACCTGGTGTGTCAAATACCCTTATCTTCACTCCATCAACCATCCCTAGGATTTCCGTCACAGCAGTTGTAGCAGGACCATATGCACTGAAGCTGGTCTTCGTTTCACCAAAAATAGAATTGATTGTAGCACTCTTGCCAACACCTGCTTTCCCAAGAACCAGTATATTTATAGAATAATTCAAATCATCTCTTCCCTCAGCTTCAAGCTTGGAAGCAGTCTCCTTTGCAGCATCTAGGCTAAATATTTGGCCAGTATGCCTCCCTGCAACAAGTGTCAACCGGTACAGCACCTGTGCCACTATTGATTCCTCTGTGGTGAACCCCATTCTCTGAACCAGTCTAAGGTACTTAATCCTGATTTGTTGTAATTTCTCcagtttctttttctcttctttactCAAATTATCATCAGATTCCGTACTGGCTCTATTCATG
This genomic window contains:
- the LOC112791288 gene encoding translocase of chloroplast 159, chloroplastic, with translation MDSTDPSLPQASPSIPVSDSLSLSPPPPSSSSSLERSAIDRKLQNGVNGPAMGSDDDEGFLSGEDAEDFDTEPTRPILVYPDGRTPKLEDELADADEPSSQFSTPDGERPIAKVTLDDDEHAHAHDDDDKDNDNGVVSDEGSGGGGGGEKLGEVKEGGSGDVVMESPGGDVGVEEVQELKGKEKQGERVVLATEEEEKNDESLIDAQKGDDSLVVESEHDGKSKPFAGENGGDGNVEIASGGDALVDSVQVNLLRSNVAVVGDNVEQVEESEIKGLEPPAPVSLDNGFDPIQQGGENVVDKVAGGDDAESAQNVDTAVLNGEHSEVATRNLEAVQDGIDAGACAIEGDIGDREIDVSVSDEKGEEGIFFGGSDDASKKELEDLEQQAGAGEISNDERIDGQIVTDSDEEEAETDDEGDGKELFDTATLAALLKAASGGGQDGGSITITSQDGSRLFSVDRPAGLGSSLQSGKPAMRPNRPNIFTPSMNRASTESDDNLSKEEKKKLEKLQQIRIKYLRLVQRMGFTTEESIVAQVLYRLTLVAGRHTGQIFSLDAAKETASKLEAEGRDDLNYSINILVLGKAGVGKSATINSIFGETKTSFSAYGPATTAVTEILGMVDGVKIRVFDTPGLRSSALEQGFNRKVLATVKKVTKKSPPDIVLYVDRLDLQTRDLNDLPLLRSITGALGPSIWRNVIVTLTHAASAPPDGPSGAPLSYEVFVAQRSHIVQQTIGQAVGDLRLMNPSLMNPVSLVENHPSCRKNRDGQKVLPNGQTWRPMLLLLCYSMKTLSEAGNLSKTQESFDHRRLFGFRTRAPPLPYLLSWLLQSRSHPKLPADQGGADNADSDIEMADLSDSDLDEDEDEYDQLPPFKPLRKSQIAKLNREQKKAYFDEYDYRVKILQRKQWRDELRRMREIKKKGKSPPVNDYGYGDEDDQENGAPAAVPVPLPDMVLPPSFDSDNPAYRYRFLEPTSQLLTRPVLDTHSWDHDCGYDGVNLEQSLAIINKFPTAVTVQITKDKKDFSIHLDSSVAAKHGENGSTMAGFDIQNIGKQLAYIVRGETKFKNFKRNKTAAGFSMTFLGENVSTGVKVEDQIALGKRLVLVGSTGTVRCQGDAAYGANVEVRLREADFPVGQDQSSLSLSLVKWRGDLALGANFQSQFSLGRSYKMAVRAGLNNKLSGQITVRTSSSDQLQIALVAILPIAKAVYKNFWPGASENYSIY